From Topomyia yanbarensis strain Yona2022 chromosome 1, ASM3024719v1, whole genome shotgun sequence, one genomic window encodes:
- the LOC131688863 gene encoding negative elongation factor B: MAAPPKFPGTGLEEVNVPGQAYLRDALSCCDDPLKAIENFQLENGILLPSLRPMLPLLDLHGVRRLDFHTSVLEELRDKLIAHINEVGAKEGRERDRKLKELLVKSFPVVRVKALRPVVMCILRNTSHIEDKYLRILVRDRELYQDTDTEVKRQIWRDNQSLFGDEVSPLLSQYIREKEHILFDHMNLNNLFFTPTPKVRRQGEVVQKLAHMIGNSVKLYDMVLQFLRTLFLRTRNVHYCTLRAELLMALHDLEVQDIISVDPCHKFTWCLDACIREKNVDIKRSRELQGFLDNIKRGQEQVLGDLSMTLCDPYAINFLATSAIKILQHLINNEGLPRDNTILILLLRMLALGLSAWIMIDSQDFKEPKLDSQVVTKFLPALMSLMVDDQVRNLHSKLPPDERESAITTIEHSGPAPDAVEAYIQESSVASILAMYYTLHTSRQKDRVGILRVMAILSSCKDDRAYEDPFLHSLIALLIPMSEEFANEDFCTGLFDEFLFAGLTRDNVTRHMLKLLWYVHQKLPQGRLQTLMKALQPNAQHHENVHKLYENLQKRVMAAHHEPVPEPMDTDFDSPLKSVPTPGPHYV; the protein is encoded by the exons ATGGCTGCACCACCGAAATTCCCCGGCACTGGTCTAGAAGAAGTCAACGTTCCGGGTCAAGCCTATCTTCGTGACGC CCTATCCTGCTGCGATGATCCGCTGAAGGCGATTGAAAACTTCCAGCTGGAAAATGGTATCCTACTACCGTCCCTCCGACCAATGCTACCCTTGCTAGATCTGCACGGTGTTCGTCGACTGGATTTCCATACATCGGTGCTGGAGGAGCTGCGAGATAAACTGATAGCACACATCAACGAAGTTGGTGCGAAGGAGGGTCGTGAACGAGATCGCAAATTGAAGGAACTACTGGTGAAGAGTTTTCCCGTAGTGCGTGTTAAAGCCCTGCGCCCAGTTGTGATGTGCATTTTGAGGAATACCAGCCACATCGAGGACAAGTATCTGAGAATTTTAGTAAGAGATCGCGAACTGTACCAGGATACGGACACGGAGGTCAAAAGACAGATCTGGAGAGATAACCAATCGTTGTTTGGTGACGAAGTTTCTCCACTGCTATCGCAGTATATCCGCGAAAAGGAGCATATTCTGTTTGACCATATGAATCTGAACAACTTATTCTTTACGCCTACGCCGAAAGTTCGTAGGCAAGGCGAAGTCGTACAGAAACTAGCCCATATGATCGGTAACAGTGTTAAATTGTACGATATGGTGCTTCAGTTCTTGAGGACACTTTTCTTGCGCACCCGGAATGTTCACTATTGCACATTACGTGCCGAATTGCTGATGGCGTTGCATGATCTGGAAGTGCAGGACATCATATCGGTGGACCCTTGTCACAAGTTTACTTGGTGTTTGGATGCATGCATCCGAGAGAAAAATGTCGACATCAAACGATCCCGTGAGTTGCAAGGTTTTTTGGATAACATTAAACGGGGCCAGGAACAGGTTCTCGGCGACCTGTCAATGACTTTGTGCGATCCTTATGCTATCAACTTTCTGGCGACATCAGCGATTAAAATTTTACAACACTTAATCAACAACGAGGGATTACCAAGGGATAACACCATACTTATTTTACTGCTTCGGATGCTGGCACTTGGTCTATCGGCCTGGATTATGATCGACTCGCAAGACTTTAAGGAGCCCAAGCTTGACAGTCAGGTCGTTACCAAGTTCTTACCGGCTTTGATGTCACTGATGGTCGACGATCAGGTTCGTAATTTACACTCCAAGTTGCCACCGGACGAACGTGAAAGTGCTATTACAACTATTGAACATTCCGGTCCCGCTCCGGATGCAGTTGAGGCCTACATTCAGGAGAGTTCAGTTGCTTCCATTCTTGCGATGTACTACACTTTGCATACCTCACGGCAGAAAGATCGTGTGGGTATTCTCAGAGTTATGGCTATACTGTCCTCCTGCAAGGACGACCGTGCCTACGAAGATCCGTTCCTGCATTCGCTGATTGCGCTACTCATTCCAATGTCCGAAGAGTTTGCTAATGAAGATTTCTGTACCGGTCTGTTCGACGAGTTCCTGTTCGCCGGTCTAACTCGGGACAATGTAACGCGACACATGCTCAAGTTGCTCTGGTACGTCCACCAGAAGCTACCGCAGGGACGTCTGCAAACGCTGATGAAGGCACTGCAACCGAACGCACAGCACCACGAGAACGTACACAAACTGTACGAAAACCTGCAGAAGCGGGTGATGGCCGCCCACCACGAACCGGTACCGGAACCGATGGATACGGACTTTGATTCGCCGCTGAAGAGCGTCCCGACACCGGGACCACATTACGTTTAA